AATCCTGTACAGAAAATGCACGCTCTCACTTTCTCACTTTCGTCTTCAAGGCCAACATTTATCAATCTGCCCGGCGACACAAGATGCTGTGTTTCCATGGTTACCAGCGAAGAGCGGTGGTGGTTCTTCCAGCTGATGAGGTGTGGAGGAGACGTCTTGTTCAGTGGCAAGAGCAGGAGGGCACCACCCTTCAGGAAACGTCTCTTCTCAAAGCCAAAGGTTAGACTTCAATGACCCGATGGTGAGTGTCAAGACACATTACAGCTGCACTCGTGAAACAGTTGTGCTCCTCTCTCCTCCTGTTTCCAGTGAGCTTCACGCTTCCAGAGCAGGGAGAGCATCTGGATCAGGTGATGTTTGTGGAGCTCAGCTCTGACGAGGCCCTGAagcttttaatgcattataaagaggAAGCCCGCCGTCTCCTGCCCACACCTCCCAAGCGCAAAAAACACAGACAAGGAAGTCAAAACCGTCCCATTCATCATTGTGGTAAGAAGAGAAGAATGTTGCATCATTCAGACCTTGATCCTAGAGCACGATATTGAATTTTCAAGTCATGAACCTTTTTAACCTTTTAAGGATGGAGAGGAGGTCCGTTCGGCTCTCACTTTACATCCCAGAAAAAACAGGTAAGCTTGTTGATGTGATGTTACATGATtagatatattcaaaataaaatctgtaGGAACCAATGATGGACAGTAACAAAGCATTTTTATCAGTATCTGTAGTTTATTTGACTACATGTACAAAGTATCAAACTTTCCACTTCCCTACATTTCTTTGAACTAATTCACTGACGTGAAAATGCAATAGCGGTGTATGATTCTTGAACAAGCGGATTCTTTTTAATGAACCTGTTAAATCAGTTCGCAAGTTGCACTGAATTATTCATTTGTGAATTGGAATGATCGGACTGCCACTAGTTAACAATGCGCCAATTCAAACGATCCAATCAGAGTGAGTCTCCAGTCAACAACTCACCGATTCAaacgatccaatcagagcgagtcTCCGGTCAACAACTCGCCAATTCAaacgatccaatcagagcgagtcTCCGGTCAACAACTCACCGATTCGaacgatccaatcagagcgagtcACCGGTCAACAACTCGCCGATTCAaacgatccaatcagagcgagtcTCCGGTCAACAACTCGCCGATTCAaacgatccaatcagagcgagtcTCCAGTCAACAACTCACCGATTCAaacgatccaatcagagcgagtcACCGGTCAACAACTCGCCGATTCAaacgatccaatcagagcgagtcTCCGGTCAACAACTCGCCAATTCAaacgatccaatcagagcgagtcTCCGGTCAACAACTCACCGATTCAAACGATCCAATCATAGTGAGTCTCCAgtcaacaactcactgattcaaacgatccaatcagagcgagtcTCCGGTCAACAACTCACCGATTCAAACGATCCAATCATAGTGAGTCTCCAGTCAACAACTCACCGATTCAaacgatccaatcagagcgagtcACCGGTCAACAACTCGCCAATTCAaacgatccaatcagagcgagtcTCCGGTCAACAACTCACCGATTCAaacgatccaatcagagcgagtcTCCAGTCAACAACTCACCGATTCAaacgatccaatcagagcgagtcTCCGGTCAACAACTCACCGATTCGaacgatccaatcagagcgagtcACCGGTCAACAACTCGCCGATTCAaacgatccaatcagagcgagtcTCCGGTCAACAACTCGCCGATTCAAACGATCCAATCAGAGCGGATCTGCAGTTAACAATTTAGTGAATACACAAGTCTGATTCAAAATAAGTTGCTAATGCTGAATTTTagtattaataattgtaaatgaaaatcatatttgGGTCACGACTGTAAGTTGTTTGTTAACTAAACCTCCGATAAAAGCGCAAGCTTTTTAAGTCCACTTTTTGAAGGAGCGGACTCTTGAAACACAATTGGGTTGGTTTTTGTTtcgcagacctggcaacccttcAATAGGTACTAtagtaaaatttaaaaaggttACTTAATACTTTAActagagtaatattttattagggTATTTATACTTTGACTcaggaactatatatatatatatatatatatatatatatatatatatatatatatatatatatatatatatatatatatatatatatatatatatatatatatatatattgatggaTTGTACTCTTAGGGTCGCCATCCATCTGCCTCGGGTCGCTCTTACGGATGCAGCAGCGATCCACAGCGATACAGGAATTATTACAGACCATACACTGGTCAGGTAAGAAAATCATATGAGTGTCATTTGAAAAATAGAATTGGGAAAAAATGCATATACTTAATAGATCTTCGTTTTCTTGCAGTGGAGCTTGTCCGAGCAAAACCAGAGTTGTTATGGCGGAGTGTATCATGGCTGTTCGAGTTAGTTCTGATAAACCCAGAACATTGACACAGCAGGAAACATCCCAATCAGAGCGTGCTTTGCTCTGATTAACAGTGCTTCATCTTTACAAAAATAATTGGTTCTGTCTGGCTGTAATTTCATTAGCATTGCTCATAATGAGGAGCCAGCTTGAGTCCCAGAATGCAGTTTGTTTTTAACGGGTAGCTGCTCATACATCATCGgctgtttatatttatgtgttaGAATTATCAGagactgttaaaatgtattttcagggATCTACTgaattttatacagttttattctGCTTTCTAAACACTGAATCATGATTGATTTCATCAACAGCATTGTACTGTAAAGAAgacatttcttaatatttcaaCTTGAGCTTCTTCGAAAAGACTTTCATCGAGAATCCCACACTAACATTCaccaaagtaatttttttatctttattgatttaatataaaaagttgttTCTTTAAAATTCTGTCACCGAGagtacatttcaaattaaaagtctgtcacacaaaaaaaatacatttctatagaAAATGATGCAGGATACACTTCACATGTATTCAGTACAAGAActtctgtatatatattatgaaaatattttaacttttaacgGCCACCATTATACAAAAACTACTGTTTTGTAATGTATGTTTTTGCAACCTTtcaaacaagtaaaaataaaccGTTGGTCCTGACAGAtcagatgaaaaaaaagttaaccagaaattaaaatgtgctcactctcaggacatccaagatcaggatgagtttgtttcttcatcagatttgtagaaatgtagcattgcatcagtgtctcatcaatggatgctctgcagtgaatgggtgccgtcagaatgagagctgataaaaacatcacaataatccacagcactccagtccatcagttaacatctttaAAAGCCAAAAGatacatgtttgtaagaaacaaataatccgtctggtctgaatcaggagagaaatctgctcaGATCAAACACTATTTACAAACCAAAATGAATATgtgtgtggattttgatgtgagagacaacagaagattaactttttcactgaagtaagcattattatggataatGGTCTCATAATTTAGTGCCTTAATAATGGATCTGTTTCTAACAAACGCactgcttttgtcttctccagatgtttaCTGATTGTCTGGAGTGGTgtagattactgtgatgtttttatcagctctcattctgacggcacccattcactgctgagagATTGATGCAATGGTagatttctacaaatctgatggaGAAACTCACCTATCTATATCTTGGATGATCCAagagtgagcacattttcatcaaatgttcattcatatgccagtgaactgtttctttaaatggTGCAATGACTCATGTTTACATGACCTTCTTGTGCAATTATTCAGAGGTGTTTGAGTATCTGATTAAATTCAGCAATCGGGCATCACCCTCTGATACAGCAGCACTGCACCCTTCGCCGAAGGACACATCTCTGACCACATGAGGGAGCGCTCGTCTAACTGGAACACTTTCTGTAGAATAGAGTTGAGAAAATAGAAATGCATTGAGGAAATTACTTGTACTAGGTTTTTGTAACACATGCATCCTATAAGCATTTTGCATATGTAAAGAGAACGTGAATATGATATAGTGGATTAGTCTGTGTTTATTTAAACGCTTACCGCTCGACTCAGAAACAGTATTTCAGTGGACTCATGGGCCTCTAGACCTCCGCTTCTATATAAGTCTCTCACTTCCTCTGTTGTCAAAGTGCATCTTCACAGAGTAAAGAACAGATAAATGACTGGTTCTTTCAGCTAAGAGCTCATCAGATCATACGAATGAGATTTACCGGACATAAAACTCTGCACTGGGTCGTCCTGCACTAGTGTGGTTCAGCGCAATTCCCATAAACACCGGTCTGCTCAGAGAACTGATGGGAACGTTCACCTGTGATGAGAAAAGGAAtgacaacaaaaaagaaagagatgatGAGACAAAGCAGCATCGATGATAGCATCGTCTATCGAATGTGAATCCTCAGATGCACACCTCATCACTGATCTCTGCACACACCGAGGAGAAGATCTCTGAAACAACGGCTCTCTCCTTGTCCTGCAGGAGCTCAGCACATATGGCCTCCTCGCTGACCCCTGGACAcaacatctacacacacacatacactaatgcattttatttggaaGATAGATATTGAAATGTGTCTGAAATATGTCTCTTCTCCTcaacaaggctgtatttatttgataaaaaattgtgaaatattattacaatttagaaaaaatgttttctctgtgaatctttgttaaactgtaatttatttctgtgatcaaagttgtattttcagcatcataactccagtcttcagtgtcacatgatcttgaaatcattctaataaactgatttactgctcaataaacttttctgattattaccaatgttgaaaactcCAATATttttgtgggtaaaaaaaaaactgattattgtttgatgaatagaaagttaaaaaatgaagcatttatttgaatctgtttttttttttaagattactaACAATTTAATGCAACAGATGGATTCTAAAACAGTCCACAATAACAATTCACAGTCTTTAGTTTGAAGTCATGCAAAACCATTCACTTAAAAAGCATCTAGTGATGTGTGAAATTGAGCTTTTCGAAACTCTGAGTCAGTTAAACGATGTGTTGCAAAATGACTCGCTGTTTCGAAGCGGTCCAATCGGATCACGActcattttattcagatcggtTCTTTGCGAATCGCAATTTAGATCAGAACCTCGGAGCAGGTTATGAGTCCTGACCGTAGACTGTATAAGGTCCTGACTCCTGATATGTAATGATGGTTCCCAAATCATTATTAAAATCTGGACTTGGACTGGGTTCGGAAATCTCTTGACTGAGATCAGAAGCATACCGTAAAACGTTATTAATTGAGACTTCGGAGTGCAGTttacaaatcatttgattcagttcagagcgggtttgcaaatctttttttttttttgctcatgcaACGTGTTTACTACGACGGCGTTTCAGTGccacgctgaaaaaaaaaatctaagattacgagattaaagtcgtaatatttagagaataaagttgtaatggCCTACTACGAgcataaagtcaaaatattatgagaataaagtcaaaatattacaagaataaagttgtaatactacgagaataaagtcgtaatactacgagaataaagtcgtaatactacgagaatagtcaaaatatttagagaataaaatcgtaatactacgagaagtcaaaatattactagaataaagtaaaaatattacgagaataaagttgtaatactaCGAGAAAAAAGTCATACTACGAGAAGTCAAAATATTTccagaataaagtcgaaatattatgagattaaagttgaaatattaagagaataaagtcaaaatattacaagaTTAAAGTCATAATATAACGAGACTACAAATAGATACtactataaatacatattttgaattTTCACAAAcgctttaattgattaattgtttcacataaatacagcgtAGCATTTCGACTTTACTCTCGTAGCCTTTCGATTTTACTCTCGTAGCATTTCGATTTACTCTCGAAGCATTTCGACGTTACTCACTAAGTATTTCGACGTTACTCTCGAAGCATTTCGACGTTACTCTCGAAGCATTTCGACGTTACTCACTAAGTATTTCGACGTTACTCTCGAAGCATTTCGACGTTACTCACTAAGTATTTCGACGTTATTCTCGAAGCATTTCGACGTTACTCTCGAAGCATTTCGACGTTACTCTCGAAGCATTTCGACGTTACTCTCGAAGCATTTCGATGTTTCTCTCGAAGCATTTGGACTTTACTCTCGAAGCATTTCGACTTTAATCATGTAATATTAGACTTTTCCAACTGTTATTGGAATCTTGCAATTTACGGAATCAAGCCATGAAAAGTCATTATCAGTGGATCactaattcaaatagaaaattgaatttgtttggtgacagtatttctgttttttgAGCAGAGAGTACATTTACGAACGGACACCTGATGGTGGCAGTAATGAGCAGCTCTCGGTGATCTGACCTTTGGCTCAGGATGACCTCCAGGTATATCTAACAGGCCTGCAGCCTCTGCCACTTTCTGACTTCTCCTCAGCAGGACGATGTCTCCATCAGCCGTGGCCACGACAGCACCGACCCCCAGCGGCTGAGCGAGGAAGGCCTGTGGATCTGCGCATTCGTTCTGTCCATGACTCTGCAGCCTCCCTGCCTCTCGTGACCAGTTAGTCCCGAGATAGTCTTTATAACAGGTCAGGCCTAACTGTAAAGTGAGCACACAAGATTGCTCCTCTTTGACCAATCTGTCTGAGGATTGATCAGCACTTTCTAATTGGTCTCCTTCACCACGTTGTTGTGAGTGTGTTAGGTTTTGGACGGGCTGTTCTGCCATCGGTCCTTTCTCCATGACGGAGAGCACTGCTGAATGCAATCTGAA
This DNA window, taken from Carassius auratus strain Wakin chromosome 14, ASM336829v1, whole genome shotgun sequence, encodes the following:
- the nudt22 gene encoding uridine diphosphate glucose pyrophosphatase NUDT22, which translates into the protein MDPEVSFMLCCDPLQALGEHQIHVEISDRFNRQSFPEIEQHIEAVWSDRVAKQPWLFNGAKFRLHSAVLSVMEKGPMAEQPVQNLTHSQQRGEGDQLESADQSSDRLVKEEQSCVLTLQLGLTCYKDYLGTNWSREAGRLQSHGQNECADPQAFLAQPLGVGAVVATADGDIVLLRRSQKVAEAAGLLDIPGGHPEPKMLCPGVSEEAICAELLQDKERAVVSEIFSSVCAEISDEVNVPISSLSRPVFMGIALNHTSAGRPSAEFYVRCTLTTEEVRDLYRSGGLEAHESTEILFLSRAKVFQLDERSLMWSEMCPSAKGAVLLYQRVMPDC